The genomic window ATTGCTGATATTACCATTATTTAAGAACTTACTATTTCCGGCAGGCGTACCGTAAATCAGTAGAGCAGAAAAGGCATCAAAACCTAAACTGTTACCCGATACACCATAACCGGCACGAAGTTTCAAATCGCTGATTACCGGAACGGCCTGCATAAAATCCTCACCAATAATTTTCCATCCCGCAGACACCGCAGGGAATAAACCCCAACGGTTATTTCTTCCGAAAGCGGATGAACCATCATCTCTTAGCGAGGCCTGAAATAAATATTTTTCGTTGTAATTGTATTGAACTCTTCCATAGTATGAAATTAATCTCAAGGTAGATATAGGAGCGTTATTGAATGCAATCTGCGAAAGCAATGTCGGGTTTGAAAGGAAAAGGTTGTTGTAACTTAAATTATCATTTGAAAAATTCTGTGTCGTAACGCCAAAACCATCATTGGTTCTGTCTTCCTGCCATGAATAACCTGCAAGTAATTTCAAACTGTGTTTCCCGAAAGTCTTATCGTAGTTAAAATAACCCTCCAACACCTGGCTTTTATTTAAAACATCAAATTTTTGCGCCTGTCCGTTAACACCCCTTGCTAATCCTGATTGGCTGTTCAGGTAAGTACTGTAATTATTCTGATCCCTTTGCGAAGAAACACTCGCTGTGAACCTCAGGCCATCAAGAATATTCAATTGCGCCATTCCATTAATCAGCGTTTTATTATTCAGGTTGTTGATGACATTATTATCTACAATTGATAAAGGGTTTCTCGTTCCGCTTCCGGTACGGTTGTAATTTTCCTTGTAAGTACCATCTGTGTTAAAAGGACTGACCGTTGGTAAATAGAACAGCATATTTGGCAATGCCTGAGATTGATAAATATCTGAGTTTTTTGAATTGCTGTTGGTAACCGTTAAGCCAAGTTTTAACCTGTCGTTAAAAAAATTCTGATTGATATATGCCCTTACAATAGTCCGTTTTAAAGAAGTATTTTTTAATATCCCTTTGTTGTCCAGGTAGTTTACGCTTGCTCCGTAATCTGATGCCTGACCAGAACCACCGAATGAAACATTATGATTCTGTGAAAAGCCTGTTCTTTCCAATAATGATTGCCAGTTGGTATCAGAACCATCATCATCAATCGGGTTTAAAGTCTGTTTATTATCTGCAAGGTATTGCCTTAACTCTGGCGCAGATAGCATATCATATTTCTTGGAAACCTTTTCTACAGCTGCATAACCATTGTATGAAAGGCGTGCCTGTCCATTTTTAGATCTTTTTGTTGTCACCATAATTACTCCATTTGCCGCCCGGGAACCATAAATTGCCGTTGAGGATGCATCCTTTAAGATATCTATACTTTCAATATCGGTAGGCGCAAGTAACTCAATTGCTGCTCCTGGAACGCCATCGATAACATAAAAGGGCTCTTGTGCTGCACCTTCTCTAAATGAAGAGGGCCCACGAAGGGTAATTGATGGCTTACCATTTGGATCGCCACTTTTGGTGACATTTAAACCGGCAACCTTACCTTGTAAAAGTTGTGCTGGGTTAACCATAACGCCCTGATTAAATTCTTCTGACTTTACAGAAGTTACCGCACCTGTTAAATCTTTTTTATTAGCTGTGCCATAACCAATAACCACAACATCTTTCAGGTTTTGATTATCAGAAACAAGGGTTATATTTATTTTAGCTTGGTCATTAACCGGAATTTCCTTGGTTAAACTTCCAAGTAGAGAGAATGTAAGTATATCAGAAGGTTTTGCCTGAATGGTATAAACGCCATTTGTATCGGTTGACGTTCCTAAATTGCTGCCTTTTATTTTAACTGTTACGCCTGGTAATGGCTGGTTGGTTTCATCAACAACTTTACCTGTTATTATTTTACTGCGCTGAGCATGGACGTTTAATGAAATGAAAAGCAGCATTGCAACAAGACATTGCCATCTGCCAAACAAAGACAAGTAGGTCTTTTTGTAGTTTTGTTTCATGAATGATTGGTTATGATTGTTTGGATTATTCACAGAAACAAACGATTGTTCTTGCCCTGTGAATTTCCCACAAAGATGCCTTAACCCGATTAGGGATTTTGTCAGTTAGAATTAAGAAATTATTAAGAATTGTAAGGTTAACTGAAAATAATGTTAAGGATTTTCAATTGATAGGTTCAGAATCAAAGATTAAATTTAACACGATGACGTAAAGATGAAGTGGGCCACATGTTATAATTGAAAAATGGCGATTTTTTTTCTGAATTATATTGTTCGCTGTGTTTTTTAAGGCGTTTTCGTTAAAAGCATAAAAAAAATATACTTCCAGCCTTTTCAGGTTCAAAAAAAGAGGAAGACTTTTCAGCTCCCTCTTTTTTATCTGATCGGTATTTTTTTATCTGATCTGTATCTGGTTTATTTATAAAGGTAATTCATTGCAATTACATCATTTGCATTAAATGTACGGTCGCCTCCGTTAGAGCAAGCCAGCATAAATGATTCTGCATCTGCTTTAGATGGTGTGCCTGGGATTTGTATCGCACCAACTCCTGCTGTTCCTTCGTTAGAACGTTTTCCTCCGCAGCTGTATGCTCTGTTCATATAATCTGTATGACGGAATCCTATACAATGCCCAACTTCATGTTGCAAAACTGAGGCTACATACAATAAATTAGGATTGGTACCGTAGGCATTAACATTCGTATTCATTTTAACCTGATTGAATGGCTCGCCGCTTGAAGTAGGAAAACCAGATGAGCCTAAAGTGATGTAGCCGCCACTTGGCCCTTCGTTAAATCCAAATACATCAATGTTACCTGTAGTACCTGTATTAGCCCTTTGAAAAGTCATACGCAGGCCCAATGAGTTATATCTTGAAATCATTAGGTCAACAGCATCACTATACACCTGTGGTAAATTTGTAACAGAAATTGTAATCACACGCGGTAGTGATTTAACAACATTTGTTGTGCGGTACTGCTCGGTTTCAGCAATATTTAAATTAGGGCTTAAAGACTTTTCATTTAAATTGGCATCTGTTAGAACGATGTCGCCTTCAACCAGGTAACCGTTATCAACTTTACGTGCATTTTCGACGCTAAATCCTAAGCTTCTTATTTGTTGTAAAGTACTTGCTGATATTTCGGATTTGTTGTTAGTTTGTTCAGAAGTGTTGTTCTTTTTGCATGAAGATATGCAGAAAAATAAAGCGCATACCATGGCTAATGATAAAAATTTTGTGTTTTTCATGTTTAAGTTAGTTTAGGTTAAAATGTATTGATCAGATAAATCTAATATAGAAACAAATTCTATGTAATCAAATAGTTACAATGTTTTTTAAAAAAAATATATGCTATGATCTAGCCGTAAAGCCCCTTCAACATTGTCGCATATCACCACTGGCAAACTCGAATTTACATGCCATCTTTGTATAGTCAGGAAATATTAAAAAGACTGACAAGATGATGGAGCAGCTACCATTCCAAAAACGGGCGAAACCGAAAAGCCTTAAGAGTAGGAAATTAAAAAATGATCTTATGTCGAACAACACCGTTTCATTGCACAGAGTTTTAAAAGCATCACCAGAAAAAGTATATCGTGCATTTACTGAACCTCTGGCAATCGCTTCATGGTTACCTCCATATGGCTATCTTTGTACTGTTCACGAAATGACAGTAGCATTGGGAGGTTCCTTTAAAATGTCGTTTCAGAATTTTTCTACATCCAATGGTCATTCGTTCGGCGGAAAATACCTTGAAGTAACACCAAATGAGTTTTTAAAGTATACCGATCAGTTTGATGATCCAAACCTGCCTGGTGAAATGATTACTTCAGTTTGGTTGAAAAAGACATTAGTGGGCACCGAAATTAAAATTACTCAGGAAGGAATTCCCTCAGCTATTCCTGTAGAGATGTGTTACCTGGGTTGGCAGGAATCGCTTGAAAAGTTAGCTAAGCTGGTAGAACCAGAAATACCAGATGCTTAATTAAAGGAATACATTTTTGTAATACATAACTCGGCTAACCTCACAGCTTAAACCCCGCTAAAGTAATTTTAGAGGGGTTTTTTCGTGCGCTTACCTGATATTAAGCGATTTTGCCAAATGATTAAGTCTATTTGTGTAAGCGCGGTGATATTGGATGAATAAATATATATTTAAGTTGATATATCCCTAACCAATAATGAGCCAGCTATTTAATCTTTCCTCCAGCAGATTAGTGACACATATTAATTGGGCAATCACATTACATTTTCAATATTACATAACAGGTATTTTTGGTACCAATACGACAGAAATTTCCTGCTTTATAAATAATAAACAACGCAACCAGTTGCCATTATCTGTGATAAGGCGCAGACTGCTAGAATTGCATCAATAAACACACATTAATCACAACAAAGGATCCTTTAATATGGATAACAATACAGTTGGCCGAAGAGATTTTATTAAAAAGGCAGGTTTGTTAACAGCAGGTCTCGCTGCATTATGCTTTCCGGTATGGGCACAGAGCATTTTTGCTCAGGATTATCCCTTACATAATATTCCGGAAGATAAAGATATCGACCCCCTTTGGGCACGTTCACTTTTTAACAGGGGCGAGGTAAGCACTTATCTGAAAAGTCGAAATGAACTAAAATACATTGGTATGCCTGTAGGAGGTTTACATGCTGGTACCGTTTATGTGGGCGGAGATGGACGGCTTTGGCTCTGGCAGATTTACAATGAAACCTTTGAAGGGCCTCAGGAAGGAATAGACCCTAAGGTGGTTAACTGGAACGATGGAACTGCTTTACGCAACATACGTAACAGGGATGGCGCAGCATATATAGAACCCACTATTGCCGATAATAAACGTGTGCTCGAACAGGGTTTCGCCGTTAAAACTATCATCAACGGAAAAAACGTGATAAAAGAACTGAATGAAAGTGATTGGGATGAAATCAGTTTTACAGCATCGTATCCGGTAGCCAATATCAGATATAGCAGTAAAGGATTTCCGCTTGAAGTAAACCTAAAGGTTTATTCCCCTTTTATCCCTCTTGATGCAGAGCGATCGGCTTTGCCGGCTACAATTTTGCGCTTGGAAGTTATAAACAAAGGCAAAAGGCTGCTAAAAGTTTCTGTTTTGGGCTGGATGGAAAATGGAGCAAATAAGCTTACTGGTAAAGTAAACACCGGACAGCGGAAAAATCAGGTTATTGAGCTTGAAAAATCTACTGGCATATTTTCATCTTTTGAACCAACAAACGAAGAAGTAAAGGTAGCAGGCGATAGTGGTACCATGAGTTTCATGCTGCATAACGCAGCAGGGAAACCCCAAACATCATTTAGTCCCTGGCCAATAAAAGATAAAGATTTTGATCAGTCTTTAACAGCTGCCACAACGATAGAAGCTCCTGAAAAACTTGTTGGAAGCGTTGGCCTTTCAGCTAATTTATTGCCAGGGAAGTCGCTAAAAGCAGATTATTCGATAAGCTGGCATTTTAATAACCCTAATCCAAAACTGAAAAAACTGGTGAAAGATGCCGAAGGTGGTTATCATTATGGAGCCAGGTTTAAGGACGCCACAGCAGTTTCGACATTTATCGATGCGAATTTTGATGAGCTCTCTACCACAACAGAGTTATGGAGTAACACCTGGAACAATTCGACCTTGCCACATTGGTTTTTGGAAAGAACTTTTGTAAACATAGGCACATTGGCTACTGCTAATACCTATCGTTTTGCCGATGGCAGGTTTTGGGGCTGGGAAGGTGTAGGCGCCTGTGCAGGTACCTGTACGCACGTTTGGCAATATGCACAGGCTGTGGCAAGGGTTTTTCCTGAACTGGAAAAAGGTCTGCGGGAAAAGGTTGATCTCGGCGTCGGGTTTAAGGAAGATACAGGGGCAATTATTTTTCGGGCAGAAAATGAAAGCAGGCCTGCCATTGATGGTCAGGCAGGTACGGTACTCAGATTCTACCGGGAGCATCAAATGAGTAAAGACGGTGTTTTTCTACAGGCCAACTGGCCAAAGATCAAAAAGGCGGTGCAGTTTATGCTCGATCAGGATAAGAATGGAGATGGTATGACCGACACCCCGATGGAGAATACCCTGGATGCAGTATGGGAAGGAGAAATTGCCTGGATAGTGGGGCTTTGTATTGCTGCGGCAAGGGCTGCACAGGCCATGGCAGAAGAAGTAAAGGATGCAGTATTCGCCAGAACCTGCGAAAACTATGTAAACAATGGCCGCAAGAATATGGAAAAAGAACTGTTTAACGGAGAATATTTTATCCATCGTCCGGACGCTGTTCAGGGCCGTAAAAAACTGGGTTCTTATAATACCTGTCATATCGATCAGGTTTACGGACAAAGCTGGGCATTTCAGGTAGGTTTGCCCCGTATACTTGATCAGGGAAAAGCCTTGTCTGCACTTAAAGCTTTATGGAAATACAATTTCACGATGGATGTGGGGCCTTACATTAAGACACACACTGGCGGCCGCCCATATGCACTTCCTGGTGAGGGCGGCATGGTGATGAATACAAATCCCCATAACGAGCCTAAGCCCTTTGGCGAGAATGTAAGCTGGCAGCTTGGCTATTTTCATGAGTGTATGAGCGGTTTCGAACATCAGGTAGCCGCACATTTTATGGCAGAGGGCATGGTACAGGAAAGCCTTATTTTAACCCGTGTTATTCATGATAGGCACCACGCGGCAAAACGAAATCCATTTAATGAAATAGAATGTAGCGACCATTATGCAAGGGCAATGGCAAGTTACGGAACTTTTATTACAGCCTGTGGTTTTGAGTATCATGGCCCAAAGGGATATATTGCTTTTGCTCCGAAATGGAACAAAGAAAACTTTAAAGCACCTTTTACTTCTGCACTTGGATGGGGAACCTATAGTCAGCAAAAATCAGGACTTAAACAGCACCATCATTTCGAATTGAAATATGGTACGCTGGCCTTGAACACAATCTCCCTTGAAAAACTTGGTGGAGGGAAATCAAAAACAGTTTCGGCTCAATTAGGCGGAAAACAAATCCCTTTAGCTTTTAAACAGGAAAATAACCTGATAGAAATCAGGATAAATGAAACAGTTAACATTCAAAAGAACCAGGTTTTAACCATCAGCATTGCTTAAATTAAATATATGAACCCATTCCGTCTTATAATAAAATCAGCCGCCATCATATTGATTGCAGGCGAACTATTTCTGGCTGGTTGTACTGCGCCGACAAAGCAGAAGGGGAAATCAAAAACAGTTTCGGCTCAATTAGGCGGAAAACAAATCCCTTTAGCTTTTAAACAGGAAAATAACCTGATAGAAATCAGGATAAATGAAACAGTTAACATTCAAAAGAACCAGGTTTTAACCATCAGCATTGCTTAAATTAAATATATGAACCCATTCCGTCTTATAATAAAATCAGCCACCATCATATTAATTGCAGGCGAACTATTTCTGGCTGGTTGTACTGCGCCGACAAAGCAGAAGGAGAATTTAAAAGATGTTTCGGACAATTGGGAACAGGAGTTTAGTGCTAAATTACCGATGCTGGGACACAGAAATTGGATTTTGATCGTAGATAAAGCCTTCCCGGAGCAAAATGCTGCAGGAATGGAATACATTTATGCAAACGAAGACCTGAATGCTGTTTTAAAAAAGGTGCTTTCCCAAATTAACCTATCAGGTCATGTAAAACCGATTATTTACAGGGATAAAGAACTTGAGTTTATTAGTGAACAGCAAGCCAAAGGGATTACACAATTTAAAACTGGTATTACAAATACACTGGTTAACCTACCTGTACAAACTATGCTGCATGATTCTGTTTTTAAGAAATTAGATACTGAATCGAAATTGTTCAAAGTGCTGATGATTAAAACAAATGAAGTAATTCCTTATACTTCTGTGTTTTTGCAGTTGGATTGTGCCTACTGGACTAAATCAAAGGAAGATACTTTGAGAAATATGATGAAACATGATAGTAAGTAAAAGAAATGCAGGGGAATTTGTTGTAATAGTCGCTACTTCGGACTATCGAGGCGAAGAAACACGGGATCAATTAAAAAAAAGCGGCTGTATCACAATATAGAATTGTCATCCTGAGGGTAATTTATTTGCATAAAATCAATATGAGTGACGGACAATTATTTTCTTCTTCCGTACGCCAGGGGCTTGCCACGGCTCGCCGCCGCCGAAGGGCTCTTTCTTTTTGGCATCAAAAAGAAGCAAAAAATGCCGGCTGAAAATTTTTCTATTGAAGGTAGTTGTGCGGGCAGAACAGTACAGCCCGAAAAATTTGTTAGGCCGGATTTAAGTAGAACGGGGATACAGTGCTAAGGCCCAGCTGGATGGAAATGCGAAAGTCGTTAAAATGTTGATTAATAATGATTTGCAAATAACGTCAATGGTAGCCTGTCGAAGGGCTTATTTAGATCTCGTAAGACGTTTCGACAAGCTTTCCGTAGGAGTCCTTTGGACAACGTGACAAATTCGAATGGAATTATAAATATGATACAGCCTGTTGTATTATGCTTATTTCCATTTTAATATATTAAACTTATGCCCATCAGGGTCGGCAAAAGCGCAGCCGTACATGCCTTGAAATTCCTCTGGTGGCGAGAATACAGAACCACCGGCATCTTTTACTTTTACTGCCCAGTTATCTACTTCTTCCTTTGTTTCTGCCGAAATGGTAAATATCACTTCATTGCCCTTACTTAAATCGGCTAACTCGCCTTTCATGCCCTTTTTTAAACTATCTTCCTTAAAAAAGTGTATCACAAAATTATCCTCGCCAAATAAAAAGCTGGCCAATTCATCACTTTCTAGCCCAGCATTTTTTTCAAAACCCAGTTTGGTGTAAAAGGCTCTGCTTTTCTCTACATTTTTAACGCCTAAATTGGCCCAAATTTTTGCTTTCATAATTATAGTATTTAAATATTGATTTCTAATTATATGCCTCGTAACTCAATAATACGTCTGTTGTTTTATCTAATACAAATCTCTGTAGATTATCGATGTCATTTAGGTGGCGTAAATGACAACTTAAGGGCGTGAAAGTGACAAATAAAATACTTAATTTAGTTAGCATTAAAATAACGATTTAAGCATGTTAAAAGTTTGCCTTTATATTTTCGATGAGGTGGTTCCTTCATCGGTTACCGGAGTGATAGATTTATTAAGTGGCGCCAACCGTTACATGGAACGTGCTGGTAAAAAGCCTGTATTTGCACTAAGTTTGGTTGCAGAGAAAGACCACGAAATTCCCTTTCATTTTAACAACATCAATATTGAGCAGTTAAATTATGAGGATATACAGCAAGCTGATCTGATTATTGTCCCTTCATTCAGTGTGGGTAACGATGGCGTGTTAGGTCGAAACCAGGCGGCTGTTAAATGGATCAAAGAAATGTACGCCAGCCGGACCGAAGTGGCCAGTTTGTGTGTAGGCAGCTACTTCTTGGCCGAAGCGGGTTTGCTTGATGGTAAAGAAGTAACCTCGCACTGGGCAGTAGCAGCCGATATGCAGAAACGTTATCCCAAAATAAGAATGAAAAGCGATTTGGTAACCACCGATCAGGACGGGGTTTACACCAGTGGTGGGGCATT from Flavobacterium sp. W4I14 includes these protein-coding regions:
- a CDS encoding TonB-linked SusC/RagA family outer membrane protein (product_source=TIGR04056; cath_funfam=2.170.130.10,2.60.40.1120; cleavage_site_network=SignalP-TM; cog=COG1629; ko=KO:K21573; pfam=PF00593,PF07715,PF13715; superfamily=49464,56935; tigrfam=TIGR04056; transmembrane_helix_parts=Inside_1_11,TMhelix_12_31,Outside_32_995); this encodes MKQNYKKTYLSLFGRWQCLVAMLLFISLNVHAQRSKIITGKVVDETNQPLPGVTVKIKGSNLGTSTDTNGVYTIQAKPSDILTFSLLGSLTKEIPVNDQAKINITLVSDNQNLKDVVVIGYGTANKKDLTGAVTSVKSEEFNQGVMVNPAQLLQGKVAGLNVTKSGDPNGKPSITLRGPSSFREGAAQEPFYVIDGVPGAAIELLAPTDIESIDILKDASSTAIYGSRAANGVIMVTTKRSKNGQARLSYNGYAAVEKVSKKYDMLSAPELRQYLADNKQTLNPIDDDGSDTNWQSLLERTGFSQNHNVSFGGSGQASDYGASVNYLDNKGILKNTSLKRTIVRAYINQNFFNDRLKLGLTVTNSNSKNSDIYQSQALPNMLFYLPTVSPFNTDGTYKENYNRTGSGTRNPLSIVDNNVINNLNNKTLINGMAQLNILDGLRFTASVSSQRDQNNYSTYLNSQSGLARGVNGQAQKFDVLNKSQVLEGYFNYDKTFGKHSLKLLAGYSWQEDRTNDGFGVTTQNFSNDNLSYNNLFLSNPTLLSQIAFNNAPISTLRLISYYGRVQYNYNEKYLFQASLRDDGSSAFGRNNRWGLFPAVSAGWKIIGEDFMQAVPVISDLKLRAGYGVSGNSLGFDAFSALLIYGTPAGNSKFLNNGNISNAIGPVRNPNPDLKWESTVTTNIGLDFGLFKDRITGSVDFYVKKTSDLIYTDYQVSTTQFFLPTITANVGKIKNTGVEFSLNAIAVKTDNFKWTTSPNIAHNKNVVETLSDDFYKISFIQTAQLGGKGQSGNFSQLIQPGYALGTFNLWNYAGKNAAGVSTYINAAGQTIATQPLTTDAKIAGDAQPKLIYGWANTFNYKNWDLNFLVRGVLGNKILNATMASLNNPADAKLQNIPRFTLGESFNDTNAYLISDRFVESGSYLRLDNATIGYTIKPKTQSIKAIRLYATANNLFVITNYSGIDPEINMGGVTPGIDNNNYYPKTRTYSFGVSASF
- a CDS encoding hypothetical protein (product_source=Hypo-rule applied; cleavage_site_network=SignalP-noTM; pfam=PF12388; superfamily=55486), giving the protein MKNTKFLSLAMVCALFFCISSCKKNNTSEQTNNKSEISASTLQQIRSLGFSVENARKVDNGYLVEGDIVLTDANLNEKSLSPNLNIAETEQYRTTNVVKSLPRVITISVTNLPQVYSDAVDLMISRYNSLGLRMTFQRANTGTTGNIDVFGFNEGPSGGYITLGSSGFPTSSGEPFNQVKMNTNVNAYGTNPNLLYVASVLQHEVGHCIGFRHTDYMNRAYSCGGKRSNEGTAGVGAIQIPGTPSKADAESFMLACSNGGDRTFNANDVIAMNYLYK
- a CDS encoding uncharacterized protein YndB with AHSA1/START domain (product_source=COG3832; cath_funfam=3.30.530.20; cog=COG3832; pfam=PF08327; superfamily=55961); translation: MMEQLPFQKRAKPKSLKSRKLKNDLMSNNTVSLHRVLKASPEKVYRAFTEPLAIASWLPPYGYLCTVHEMTVALGGSFKMSFQNFSTSNGHSFGGKYLEVTPNEFLKYTDQFDDPNLPGEMITSVWLKKTLVGTEIKITQEGIPSAIPVEMCYLGWQESLEKLAKLVEPEIPDA
- a CDS encoding non-lysosomal glucosylceramidase (product_source=KO:K17108; cath_funfam=1.50.10.10; cog=COG4354; ko=KO:K17108; pfam=PF04685,PF12215; superfamily=48208; transmembrane_helix_parts=Inside_1_11,TMhelix_12_34,Outside_35_906), whose product is MDNNTVGRRDFIKKAGLLTAGLAALCFPVWAQSIFAQDYPLHNIPEDKDIDPLWARSLFNRGEVSTYLKSRNELKYIGMPVGGLHAGTVYVGGDGRLWLWQIYNETFEGPQEGIDPKVVNWNDGTALRNIRNRDGAAYIEPTIADNKRVLEQGFAVKTIINGKNVIKELNESDWDEISFTASYPVANIRYSSKGFPLEVNLKVYSPFIPLDAERSALPATILRLEVINKGKRLLKVSVLGWMENGANKLTGKVNTGQRKNQVIELEKSTGIFSSFEPTNEEVKVAGDSGTMSFMLHNAAGKPQTSFSPWPIKDKDFDQSLTAATTIEAPEKLVGSVGLSANLLPGKSLKADYSISWHFNNPNPKLKKLVKDAEGGYHYGARFKDATAVSTFIDANFDELSTTTELWSNTWNNSTLPHWFLERTFVNIGTLATANTYRFADGRFWGWEGVGACAGTCTHVWQYAQAVARVFPELEKGLREKVDLGVGFKEDTGAIIFRAENESRPAIDGQAGTVLRFYREHQMSKDGVFLQANWPKIKKAVQFMLDQDKNGDGMTDTPMENTLDAVWEGEIAWIVGLCIAAARAAQAMAEEVKDAVFARTCENYVNNGRKNMEKELFNGEYFIHRPDAVQGRKKLGSYNTCHIDQVYGQSWAFQVGLPRILDQGKALSALKALWKYNFTMDVGPYIKTHTGGRPYALPGEGGMVMNTNPHNEPKPFGENVSWQLGYFHECMSGFEHQVAAHFMAEGMVQESLILTRVIHDRHHAAKRNPFNEIECSDHYARAMASYGTFITACGFEYHGPKGYIAFAPKWNKENFKAPFTSALGWGTYSQQKSGLKQHHHFELKYGTLALNTISLEKLGGGKSKTVSAQLGGKQIPLAFKQENNLIEIRINETVNIQKNQVLTISIA
- a CDS encoding hypothetical protein (product_source=Hypo-rule applied) is translated as MNPFRLIIKSAAIILIAGELFLAGCTAPTKQKGKSKTVSAQLGGKQIPLAFKQENNLIEIRINETVNIQKNQVLTISIA
- a CDS encoding L-fucose mutarotase/ribose pyranase (RbsD/FucU family) (product_source=COG4154; cath_funfam=3.40.1650.10; cog=COG4154; pfam=PF05025; superfamily=102546), whose product is MNPFRLIIKSATIILIAGELFLAGCTAPTKQKENLKDVSDNWEQEFSAKLPMLGHRNWILIVDKAFPEQNAAGMEYIYANEDLNAVLKKVLSQINLSGHVKPIIYRDKELEFISEQQAKGITQFKTGITNTLVNLPVQTMLHDSVFKKLDTESKLFKVLMIKTNEVIPYTSVFLQLDCAYWTKSKEDTLRNMMKHDSK
- a CDS encoding putative lactoylglutathione lyase (product_source=COG3607; cath_funfam=3.10.180.10; cog=COG3607; ko=KO:K07032; pfam=PF00903; superfamily=54593), whose translation is MKAKIWANLGVKNVEKSRAFYTKLGFEKNAGLESDELASFLFGEDNFVIHFFKEDSLKKGMKGELADLSKGNEVIFTISAETKEEVDNWAVKVKDAGGSVFSPPEEFQGMYGCAFADPDGHKFNILKWK
- a CDS encoding hypothetical protein (product_source=Hypo-rule applied; smart=SM01174; superfamily=47836); the protein is MLTKLSILFVTFTPLSCHLRHLNDIDNLQRFVLDKTTDVLLSYEAYN
- a CDS encoding transcriptional regulator GlxA family with amidase domain (product_source=COG4977; cath_funfam=1.10.10.60,3.40.50.880; cog=COG4977; pfam=PF01965,PF12833; smart=SM00342; superfamily=46689,52317) gives rise to the protein MLKVCLYIFDEVVPSSVTGVIDLLSGANRYMERAGKKPVFALSLVAEKDHEIPFHFNNINIEQLNYEDIQQADLIIVPSFSVGNDGVLGRNQAAVKWIKEMYASRTEVASLCVGSYFLAEAGLLDGKEVTSHWAVAADMQKRYPKIRMKSDLVTTDQDGVYTSGGAFSSLKLILYLIEKFCGREAALWISKMFAIEMDRTSQAHFKVFTGQHQHDDKDILKAQQYIEENYQNEIAMDEVSSLVNMGKRNFIRRFKAATNNTPFEYLQRVRIESAKKAIEMNHKDLPFIMEDTGYNDLKAFRKIFKRITGLSPMEYKRKYARV